A genome region from Halorussus pelagicus includes the following:
- a CDS encoding NAD(+)/NADH kinase, which translates to MGSANDEGVGTATLGIAGDGALADEIRDAVETDAAAVRGPASEVLAADPAAVVAVGETALLALVRERAAVPVLPVDAGPGYGGVNPEAATAAVKAVLANEFETVERSVLSVSVGGERVGPALADVMLVTSEPARISEYAVRSRGEQVSRFRADGVVVSTPTGSHGYGRSAGGPLVEPDSGVVGVVPVAPFAVDFDHWVVSAERPVELSVERDEGEVSLSLDDREVRAVPPHTPVEVVADGALELVRVAESRPFFER; encoded by the coding sequence ATGGGTAGCGCGAACGACGAGGGCGTCGGAACTGCGACGCTCGGCATCGCTGGCGATGGCGCGCTCGCCGACGAGATACGCGACGCGGTCGAGACCGACGCGGCCGCGGTTCGCGGCCCGGCAAGCGAAGTCCTCGCGGCCGACCCCGCGGCGGTCGTCGCGGTCGGCGAGACCGCTCTGCTCGCGCTCGTCCGCGAGCGCGCCGCGGTGCCGGTCCTGCCGGTCGATGCTGGACCGGGCTACGGTGGCGTCAACCCCGAGGCCGCCACTGCCGCAGTCAAAGCAGTTCTCGCCAACGAGTTCGAGACCGTCGAGCGGTCGGTGCTGTCGGTCTCGGTCGGCGGCGAGCGCGTCGGTCCCGCGCTGGCGGACGTGATGCTCGTCACCTCCGAACCCGCTCGCATCTCCGAGTACGCGGTCCGGTCGCGCGGCGAACAGGTGTCTCGATTCCGTGCGGACGGCGTGGTCGTCTCGACGCCGACCGGGAGCCACGGCTACGGCCGGAGCGCGGGCGGGCCGCTCGTCGAACCCGACAGCGGCGTCGTCGGCGTCGTTCCGGTCGCACCGTTCGCGGTCGATTTCGACCACTGGGTGGTGTCGGCCGAGCGTCCCGTCGAACTGTCGGTCGAGCGCGACGAAGGCGAGGTCTCGCTGTCGCTCGATGACCGAGAAGTCCGTGCGGTCCCGCCCCACACACCGGTTGAGGTCGTGGCAGACGGCGCGCTCGAACTGGTTCGGGTGGCCGAGAGCCGACCGTTCTTCGAACGCTGA
- a CDS encoding cytochrome b family protein produces the protein MADEEPQTDGSGTGIVPPDDETPTWSERKQRTQGLSRLTYEYFERARREDQDLRQESSYVERDVLAFPVWPHEMIRNLSLTSFFVGMIIFLSATLPPHLGAPADPNSTPAVILPDWYLYWSFGLLKLGPLNPELAILGGQKLLSDRAYGVVANVVVVGIVAIVPFLNKGSARRPVEQPFWSAVGMTGFAFAWTISIYSAKNLTPVDPHLLFDLTFLVPPIVGTITYAVLKSMREGYMYDLNRRYYRLRPPK, from the coding sequence ATGGCAGACGAAGAACCACAGACAGACGGAAGCGGAACTGGTATTGTCCCGCCGGACGACGAGACCCCGACGTGGAGCGAGCGCAAGCAGCGTACACAGGGTCTCTCCCGGCTGACTTACGAGTATTTCGAGCGCGCACGTCGAGAGGACCAAGACCTCCGACAGGAGTCCAGTTACGTCGAGCGTGACGTGCTGGCGTTCCCGGTGTGGCCTCACGAGATGATTCGGAACCTCTCGTTGACGAGCTTCTTCGTCGGGATGATCATCTTCCTCTCGGCGACGCTCCCGCCGCACCTCGGCGCTCCGGCCGACCCGAACTCGACTCCGGCGGTCATCCTGCCGGACTGGTACCTTTACTGGTCGTTCGGCCTGCTGAAGCTCGGCCCGCTCAACCCTGAGCTGGCGATTCTCGGCGGCCAAAAGCTGCTGTCCGACCGCGCGTACGGCGTCGTTGCAAACGTCGTCGTCGTCGGCATCGTCGCCATCGTCCCGTTCCTGAACAAGGGAAGCGCACGCCGACCGGTCGAACAGCCCTTCTGGTCCGCGGTCGGGATGACTGGGTTCGCGTTCGCGTGGACCATCAGCATCTACTCGGCGAAGAACCTCACCCCCGTCGACCCGCACCTGCTGTTCGACCTGACGTTCCTCGTGCCGCCCATCGTGGGCACCATCACGTACGCGGTGCTGAAGTCGATGCGCGAGGGGTACATGTACGACCTCAACCGCCGGTACTACCGGCTCCGGCCGCCGAAGTAA
- a CDS encoding DUF7315 family membrane protein: protein MDSSTNDTDDEETGAREVEVPLRLYKAVTVFSTMFAVAFVVGGFIVLDTATRQARLSLSEMDLPLAILGVAMIAAGATVYAFATRFRAEGMGKPKDDSDEPTNNG, encoded by the coding sequence ATGGATTCGAGCACGAACGACACCGACGACGAGGAGACTGGCGCACGCGAAGTCGAGGTACCGCTCAGGCTCTACAAGGCCGTGACGGTGTTCTCGACCATGTTCGCGGTGGCGTTCGTCGTGGGCGGGTTCATCGTCCTCGACACCGCGACACGACAGGCCCGACTCTCGCTGTCGGAGATGGACCTGCCGCTGGCCATTCTCGGCGTGGCGATGATTGCCGCGGGCGCGACGGTGTACGCGTTTGCGACTCGCTTCCGAGCCGAGGGAATGGGAAAACCTAAAGACGACTCCGACGAACCAACAAACAATGGCTGA
- a CDS encoding DUF7313 family protein, with the protein MEPLSLLGPIDTLFADIIEYVVFALVLVNMGTRWWAYRDYRKQAQSDDYDEELSRNWLHEVSNVVLVLGSFYLLSLHHHAGMVLSTLVLGLFVTDFFEFEAREVELRSDEKLSSPKGALSASFVVFLYAGYLSVFFVIEPLWNSVI; encoded by the coding sequence ATGGAACCGCTGTCACTGCTCGGACCGATTGACACGCTCTTCGCGGACATCATCGAGTACGTGGTGTTCGCCCTCGTGTTGGTCAATATGGGCACTCGCTGGTGGGCCTACAGGGACTACCGCAAGCAGGCCCAAAGCGACGACTACGACGAGGAACTGAGTCGCAACTGGCTCCACGAGGTCTCGAACGTCGTCCTCGTTCTCGGGTCGTTCTACCTGCTGAGCCTCCATCACCACGCCGGGATGGTCCTCTCGACGCTCGTCCTCGGTCTGTTCGTGACCGACTTCTTCGAGTTCGAGGCCCGCGAAGTCGAACTCCGGAGCGACGAGAAACTGTCGAGTCCCAAGGGCGCGCTGAGCGCATCGTTCGTCGTGTTCCTCTACGCTGGCTATCTCAGCGTGTTCTTCGTCATCGAACCCCTCTGGAACTCCGTCATCTGA
- a CDS encoding DUF7314 family protein, with amino-acid sequence MADEFIKGFGILTGGGLVWMVLSGWYTTPGFEDTQLLGEIPGNLDMYGQAAIMLREAMMWFTILGVLTFWVVLPALDQLREASS; translated from the coding sequence ATGGCTGACGAATTCATTAAGGGATTCGGTATCCTGACGGGCGGCGGTCTCGTCTGGATGGTGCTGTCAGGGTGGTACACCACGCCGGGGTTCGAGGACACGCAGCTTCTCGGTGAGATTCCCGGTAATCTGGACATGTACGGGCAAGCCGCCATCATGCTCCGGGAGGCGATGATGTGGTTCACCATCCTCGGCGTACTGACGTTCTGGGTCGTTCTTCCGGCGCTCGACCAACTGCGCGAAGCATCGTCGTAG